In Brachypodium distachyon strain Bd21 chromosome 2, Brachypodium_distachyon_v3.0, whole genome shotgun sequence, one genomic interval encodes:
- the LOC100836760 gene encoding LOW QUALITY PROTEIN: leucine--tRNA ligase, chloroplastic/mitochondrial (The sequence of the model RefSeq protein was modified relative to this genomic sequence to represent the inferred CDS: inserted 1 base in 1 codon), with translation MALATRPPLQLHARPPALAVRVLPPRRARRFCRCRAVADADAGKARRAYPYDEIEPRWQAHWEEHRTFRTPDLGDGLDTSKPKCYILDMFPYPSGAGLHVGHPLGYTATDILSRFKRMQGFNVLHPMGWDAFGLPAEQYAIQTGTHPKFTTAQNIDRFRTQLKSLGFSYDWDREISTTEPAYYKWTQWIFLQLLKRGLAYQAEVPVNWCPALGTVLANEEVIDGVSERGGYPVIRKPMRQWMLRITSYADRLLEDLDDLDWPESIKEMQRNWIGRSEGAELEFCAVDQEGHDLGAKLTIYTTRPDTIFGATYLVVAPEHVLLPSLTSEEQRGHVEEYTEVATRKSELERTELQKEKTGVFSGSYAKNPATGKIIPIWVADYVLGSYGTGAIMAVPAHDSRDHEFALKYELPIIKVVNPPNGNCDPKEAYADDGIMMNSSDSSSGLNINGMLSQDAALKVTDWVESNGFGKKKVNYKLRDWLFARQRYWGEPFPVVYLDDSNEMVPLSENELPLTLPELDDFTPTGTGEPPLTKATEWVKTTDVVTGKPARRETSTMPQWAGSCWYYLRFMDPKNSSTLVDKAKERCILLSYMISRRGCVYNXWFVSCSYWGPVDIYVGGAEHSVLHLLYARFWHKVLYDIGVVSTKEPFKCLINQGLILGEVEYTAYKDSEGGWVSADSDASLIDYYQEKVPAEKVTKIGDHFVLKDDPNIRLNARAYKMSKSRGNVINPDDVVSEYGADSLRLYEMFMGPLRDSKTWSTGGIEGVHRFLSRTWRLVVGAPSSDGSYKDGTIVTDDEPTFEQLRVLHKCIARVSEEIQETRFNTAISAMMEFVNAAYKWDTQPKSVIESFVLLLSPFAPHLTEELWFRLGHSKSLAHEQFPEAKSDYLKESKLVLPVQINGKTRGTILVDKECSENDAFQIAATDDKLSKYLDGKGIRKRIYVPGRILNVILDQQKART, from the exons ATGGCTCTCGCGACGCGTCCGCCGCTCCAGCTCCACGCGCGGCCACCCGCGCTCGCCGTCCGCGTCCTCCCGCCGCGCCGGGCTCGCCGcttctgccgctgccgcgccgTCGCGGACGCGGACGCGGGgaaggcgaggagggcgtACCCGTACGACGAGATCGAGCCGAGGTGGCAGGCGCACTGGGAGGAGCACCGCACCTTCCGCACCCCGGACCTCGGCGACGGCCTCGACACCTCCAAGCCCAAGTGCTACATCCTCGACATGTTCCCTTACCCCAG TGGCGCCGGGCTGCATGTTGGGCACCCCCTTGGGTACACGGCGACCGACATTCTGTCGAGGTTCAAGCGTATGCAAGGCTTCAACGTTTTGCACCCGATGGGATGGGATGCGTTCGGTCTTCCTGCTGAGCAGTATGCTATCCAG ACGGGAACCCACCCTAAGTTTACGACTGCACAGAACATTGACCGCTTCCGCACACAG CTTAAATCATTAGGTTTCTCATACGACTGGGATCGTGAAATCTCCACAACAGAACCGGCCTACTACAAATGGACGCAATGGATTTTTCTTCAACTACTGAAAAGAGGACTGGCTTACCAG GCCGAGGTACCGGTTAATTGGTGCCCTGCTCTTGGAACTGTTCTGGCGAATGAAGAAGTAATTGATGGTGTCAGTGAACGTGGTGGTTATCCTGTTATAAGAAAG CCAATGCGCCAATGGATGCTGAGGATAACATCTTATGCTGATCGACTTCTTGAGGATCTGGATGATCTCGATTGGCCTGAGAGCATAAAAGAAATGCAAAGAAATTGGATAGGGAGATCAGAAGGTGCTGAGCTTGAATTCTGTGCAGTTGACCAGGAAGGACATGATTTAGGTGCTAAATTGACAATTTATACAACAAGGCCTGACACCATTTTTGGTGCAAC ATATCTCGTTGTGGCACCTGAGCATGTTCTGTTGCCTTCTCTAACGTCTGAGGAACAACGTGGACAT GTAGAGGAATACACAGAAGTTGCTACAAGAAAGAGTGAACTTGAGAGAACTGAACTTCAGAAGGAAAAAACCGGAGTTTTCAGTGGTTCTTATGCTAAGAACCCAGCAACTGGGAAGATTATTCCAATTTGGGTGGCAGATTATGTCTTGGGAAG CTACGGCACTGGGGCTATCATGGCAGTGCCTGCACATGATTCCCGTGACCATGAATTTGCCTTGAAATATGAACTTCCAATCATTAAAGTTGTAAATCCACCCAATGGCAATTGTGATCCTAAGGAGGCTTATGCAGATGATGGTATCATGATGAACTCATCCGATTCTTCATCTGGATTAAATATCAATGGCATGCTTTCCCAAGATGCTGCTCTAAAAGTTACTGATTGGGTAGAGAGTAATggctttggaaagaaaaag GTAAACTACAAGCTTCGAGATTGGCTTTTTGCTAGACAGCGCTATTGGGGCGAACCTTTCCCTGTGGTTTACCTTGATGATAGCAATGAAATGGTGCCTCTTTCAGAAAACGAGTTGCCTTTAACTCTTCCGGAACTGGATGACTTCACTCCCACTGGTACTGGGGAGCCCCCTTTGACCAAAGCAACAGAGTGG GTTAAAACCACCGATGTTGTAACTGGGAAGCCTGCAAGAAGAGAAACAAGCACCATGCCACAATGGGCTGGCTCATGCTG GTATTATTTGAGATTCATGGATCCAAAAAATTCCAGCACATTGGTTGACAAGGCTAAAGAAAGGTGCATACTTCTTTCATATATGATCTCCAGAAGGGGATGCGTGTATA TTTGGTTTGTATCATGCAGTTATTGGGGCCCCGTTGACATCTACGTTGGTGGTGCTGAACACTCTGTCTTGCATTTGCTTTATGCGAGATTTTGGCATaag GTTCTGTATGATATTGGTGTGGTCTCCACTAAAGAGCCCTTCAAGTGCCTGATAAATCAAGGATTAATACTAGGGGAA GTTGAGTATACTGCATATAAAGACAGCGAAGGCGGATGGGTTTCTGCAGATTCAGACGCAAGTTTGATTGATTACTACCAAGAAAAAGTACCTGCAGAAAAG GTCACAAAAATTGGAGATCACTTTGTGCTGAAGGATGATCCAAACATACGTCTAAATGCCCGTGCCTACAAAATGAGTAAAAGTCGAGGAAATGTCATCAACCCTGATGATGTGGTTTCAGAATATGGTGCCGATTCTCTCCGCTTATATGAAATGTTCATGGGACCATTGAg AGATTCGAAAACGTGGAGCACAGGTGGAATTGAAGGCGTGCATCGGTTTCTAAGTAGGACTTGGAGACTTGTAGTTGGTGCACCATCATCGGATGGATCATATAAAGATGGAACTATAGTCACCGATGATGAACCAACCTTTGAGCAGCTTCGAGTTCTTCACAAATGCATTGCAAGG GTCTCGGAGGAAATTCAGGAAACTAGATTTAATACTGCAATTTCTGCAATGATGGAATTTGTGAATGCCGCATATAAG TGGGACACCCAACCTAAGTCGGTCATTGAATCCTTTGTTCTGCTGCTTTCACCTTTTGCACCACACTTGACTGAGGAGCTTTGGTTTCGCCTTGGACACTCAAAATCATTGGCTCATGAACAGTTTCCAGAG GCAAAAAGTGATTATTTGAAGGAATCAAAGCTTGTACTACCAGTCCAGATCAATGGGAAGACTAGGGGTACAATCCTTGTTGACAAAGAGTGCTCTGAGAATGATGCATTCCAAATAGCAGCCACAGATGATAAACTCTCCAAATATTTGGATGGGAAAGGCATCAGAAAGAGAATTTATGTGCCTGGAAGGATCTTAAATGTTATACTAGATCAACAAAAGGCTAGGACCTGA
- the LOC100846082 gene encoding uncharacterized protein LOC100846082: protein MPSEKKVISSFTVKVGLALFAGCILAPISLMTMFRLAVPLQTLRLLFSVGSVSSMTLGEQTGSADGAALFCDMSSPRSDVCELKGDVRVFLPNTTIVFLHPTIRRRSWRMKPHARKNDRHALSSVTEVSLSVVASSSLRHAPSGCTAESAAPAVIFSAGGYAGNMFHDFTDVLVPLFITASRFHGEVHFLVSDAPSWWLDKYQPLLRMLSRHAIIDMNRRSSEVLCYRHVIVGLRFHKEMSIDAAKTVGGRYSMADFARLARTSYGLERDRAIQLPRNDNNNGGSGVESHHRPRLLIISRKATRAFTNVDAIARTASILGYNVVVGEADQQSDLAALARLVNSCDVLVCLHGAVLTNLVFLPAGAVVVQVVPLGGLEAAAVEAFGAPARDMGLGYVQYNIAVEESSQAARVLAEPPAVRKEGWLALWSAYLVGQNVTLDVARFRGALSRALELLRH, encoded by the exons ATGCCGAGTGAGAAGAAGGTCATCAGCAGTTTCACTGTGAAGGTCGGATTGGCGCTGTTTGCAGGATGCATTCTTGCGCCGATTTCGCTCATGACGATGTTCAGGCTTGCAGTTCCTCTTCAAACAT TGAGGTTGCTGTTTTCAGTTGGTTCAGTGTCTTCAATGACACTGGGAGAACAGACGGGCTCTGCAGATGGAGCAGCGCTGTTCTGTGACATGTCAAGCCCAAGGTCAGACGTCTGCGAGCTGAAAGGCGACGTCCGGGTTTTCCTTCCCAACACCaccatcgtcttcctccatCCCACCATCAGGCGTCGGTCATGGAGGATGAAGCCGCACGCGAGGAAGAACGACCGCCACGCGCTCTCCAGCGTCACTGAGGTGTCGCTGTCAGTCGTCGCCTCGTCGTCATTGCGTCATGCTCCGTCAGGCTGCACGGCGGAGAGTGCCGCCCCTGCTGTTATCTTCTCGGCTGGCGGCTATGCGGGCAACATGTTCCACGACTTCACTGATGTGCTCGTGCCGTTGTTCATCACCGCCAGCCGGTTCCACGGCGAAGTGCACTTCCTCGTCAGCGACGCTCCATCGTGGTGGCTCGACAAGTACCAGCCACTGCTCCGCATGCTCTCCCGCCACGCCATCATCGACATGAACCGGCGGAGTTCAGAGGTGCTCTGCTACCGTCACGTGATCGTAGGCCTCAGATTCCACAAGGAGATGAGTATCGACGCCGCCAAGACTGTCGGCGGGCGCTACTCCATGGCCGACTTCGCCCGCCTTGCCCGGACATCCTACGGCCTCGAGCGAGACAGAGCCATCCAGCTGCCACGCAACGATAACAACAATGGCGGCAGTGGTGTCGAGAGCCACCACCGGCCCAGGCTTCTCATCATATCACGGAAGGCAACACGGGCGTTCACCAACGTCGACGCCATTGCCAGGACTGCATCCATACTGGGCTACAATGTGGTCGTCGGCGAGGCAGACCAGCAGTCAGACCTGGCCGCCTTGGCGCGGCTGGTGAACTCGTGCGACGTGCTGGTGTGCTTGCACGGCGCCGTGCTGACCAACCTGGTGTTCCTCCCGGCGGGGGCCGTGGTGGTGCAGGTGGTGCCGCTGGGCGGGCTGGAAGCAGCGGCCGTGGAGGCCTTTGGCGCCCCGGCACGCGACATGGGGCTCGGCTATGTGCAGTACAACATCGCCGTCGAGGAGAGCTCGCAGGCGGCGCGCGTGCtggcggagccgccggccgTGAGGAAGGAAGGGTGGCTGGCGCTGTGGTCGGCGTACCTCGTCGGCCAGAACGTGACGCTCGACGTCGCTCGGTTCCGTGGCGCCTTGTCGCGCGCGCTCGAGCTTCTTCGCCACTAG
- the LOC100843348 gene encoding uncharacterized protein LOC100843348, which produces MASSSASLLHYSSTLPAAFSPPQLLRRGRGLPPPPQQLDLRPIRRSSRGLSLAASAAASPDVEEEPSPSPQPPDESALSAVAESVAVLKAAAKTRKVPATEVLSALGKIKKAKLDTSAFFSTLGGTESPGRTWMLIFTAQGRLEKGSYFPVTAVQRFDAAGKRIENGVYLGPVGSLTFEGRLSWKKKKILAFVFERLRLKVGPLGPLEIGLGAASEEEPGTKDPFFVWFYVDEEIAVAQGRGGGVAFWCRCQRVP; this is translated from the exons ATGGCTTCTTCATCCGCCTCCCTGCTCCACTACTCTTCCACGCTCCCCGCTGCcttctcgccgccgcagcttcTCAGACGCGGGCGCGGGCTCCCCCCGCCACCGCAGCAGCTCGACCTCAGGCCCATCCGCCGCTCCAGCCGCGGCCTGTCACtcgcggcctccgccgccgcgtcgccggacGTCGAGGAGGAGCCCTCGCCGTCCCCTCAGCCGCCCGACGAATCCGCTCTCTCG GCCGTGGCGGAGAGCGTGGCGGTGCTGAAGGCGGCGGCCAAGACGAGGAAGGTGCCCGCCACGGAGGTGCTGTCGGCGCTGGGCAAGATCAAGAAGGCCAAGCTCGACACCTCCGCCTTCTTCAGCACGCTCGGCGGCACCGAGTCTCCCGGCCGCACATGGATGCTCATCTTCACCGCCCAG GGCCGGCTCGAGAAAGGAAGCTACTTCCCGGTCACCGCCGTGCAGCGCTTCGACGCCGCG GGGAAGAGGATCGAGAACGGGGTGTACCTGGGCCCGGTGGGGAGCCTGACGTTCGAGGGGCGGCTgtcgtggaagaagaagaagatcctgGCCTTCGTCTTCGAGCGCCTCCGCCTCAAGGTCGGCCCGCTCGGCCCGCTCGAGATCGGGCTCGGCGCTGCCAGTGAGGAGGAGCCGGGCACCAAGGACCCCTTCTTCGTCTGGTTCTACGTCGACGAGGAGATCGCCGTCGCCcagggccgcggcggcggcgtcgccttCTGGTGCCGCTGCCAGCGCGTCCCCTGA
- the LOC100840915 gene encoding uncharacterized protein LOC100840915 — translation MAAAAGPTTRLAYFDDMWAVHSQAAVLSLHQEEGGRRAVVLDATIFHPQGGGQPADTGVISAAGAGAGARFLVEDVRMKDGVVFHYGRFEDAAGDGCRTELIEGQNVTLEIDVERRNLNSRLHSAGHLLDFCVSNAGLHFEPGKGYHFPDGPFVEYKGVVPPDQLQVKKQELEKVANELISKGEKVLVSVFPYEEAAKLCGGALPSYIPEDSTPRIVKFGDHPGCPCGGTHVADIADIGNLKVTNMRVKKGITKVSYSISL, via the exons atggcggcggctgcggggcCTACTACGAGACTGGCGTACTTCGACGACATGTGGGCCGTCCACTCCCAAGCTGCCGTCCTCTCCCTCCACCAG gaggagggcggccggCGCGCGGTGGTGCTGGACGCCACCATCTTCCACCCgcagggcggcggccagcCGGCCGACACCGGGGtcatctccgccgccggagccggagccggcgccAGGTTCCTCGTGGAGGATGTGCGCATGAAGGATGGGGTG GTTTTCCACTACGGGAGATTCGAGGATGCTGCTGGAGATGGCTGCAGAACAGAGCTCATCGAAGGGCAGAATGTTACCTTGGAAATCGACGTGGAACGGCGCAACCTAAATTCCAG GCTTCATTCTGCAGGGCATTTATTGGACTTCTGTGTGAGCAATGCTGGCCTTCACTTCGAACCTGGGAAAGGATACCATTTTCCTGATGG ACCTTTCGTTGAGTATAAAGGAGTTGTTCCACCAGATCAATTGCAGGTTAAGAAACAAGAGTTGGAAAAAGTGGCAAATGAGCTGATTTCAAAAGGAGAGAAG GTTTTAGTCTCTGTTTTTCCTTATGAGGAGGCAGCTAAATTATGTGGAGGTGCTCTGCCTAGCTACATTCCAGAA GATAGCACTCCCCGCATTGTGAAATTTGGTGATCATCCTGGTTGTCCCTGTGGTGGCACTCATGTAGCTGATATCGCAGACATCGGCAACCTAAAG GTCACAAATATGCGAGTCAAGAAAGGCATTACCAAAGTCTCCTACAGCATCAGCCTATGA